A genome region from Purpureocillium takamizusanense chromosome 8, complete sequence includes the following:
- a CDS encoding uncharacterized protein (TransMembrane:9 (o104-124i136-158o217-241i262-284o296-318i388-406o412-437i458-480o500-518i)~COG:F~COG:H~EggNog:ENOG503NUT9), with amino-acid sequence MALTTATSSAASYLHRRVGSLTDNVRQKKSLSGWVLPKQTTTFADEGTWSNIDSDVTPIERRTWSTWTLLGFWFSDALNAQGWQVAASIMAVGLTWREALYCLLIGYSMVIIPLILNGAIGAHLHVNFAVASRASFGFYLSRVAVVIRMITALFWHAIQTYTGSTAMTQVIRAIWPSYLDIPNTIPAAVGITTHQMCSHVLFWSLQFPFLMIPPHKLSWFFVFKTVIVMVTSIAVVIALCVKAGGAGEIWQQQASVSGSTKSWLILSSMSSITGSWLTMGTNIPDFTRYLKKSNGVYWQALFMPGLASLIGIFGIIAASAGKVLYGRYIWDPVELAAQWDGPAGRCGAFFVGLCWIVGQIGTNISANVISCSNDMTTLFPKYINLRRGAIITTVIGGWVMVPWKIISSAASLLTFMASLAIFLAPISAIIGADYWIVKRRHIDIPALYRRRGVYRYRGGFNWRAAVASLISVGPNLPGMVHAVTPSILVGDVVHIYDISFLWGFTSAFVVYCTLNYFWPATDTLFEVTIHEETKVVDGIEYYNDGLATPIEADYVTKSEDKGISSTSTSV; translated from the exons ATGGCGCTCACCACGGCCACGTCTTCGGCTGCATCATACTTGCATCGCCGCGTCGGATCACTCACAGACAATGTCAGGCAGAAAAAGTCACTGTCGGGCTGGGTCTTGCCCAAGCAGACAACAACCTTTGCCGATGAAGGCACCTGGTCCAACATTGACTCTGATGTGACTCCGATTGAACGCCGGACCTGGTCAACATGGACCCTGCTGGGCTTCTGGTTCAGTGATGCCCTCAACGCCCAGGGCTGGCAGGTGGCAGCGTCGATCATGGCCGTGGGGCTTACATG GAGGGAGGCTCTATATTGTCTCCTCATTGGCTATTCCATGGTCATTATCCCTCTCATCCTAAACGGAGCTATCGGAGCGCATCTGCACGTCAACTTTGCGGTCGCCTCTCGCGCATCCTTCGGCTTCTACCTCTCACGAGTAGCAGTCGTTATTCGCATGATCACTGCTCTATTCTGGCACG CAATACAAACATACACCGGCTCGACCGCCATGACGCAGGTCATTCGTGCGATCTGGCCCTCCTATCTCGACATCCCCAACACAATCCCGGCGGCTGTCGGCATCACCACACATCAAATGTGCTCTCACGTCTTGTTCTGGAGTCTCCAGTTCCCCTTTCTTATGATCCCGCCGCACAAGCTCAGCTGGTTCTTCGTGTTTAAGACGGTCATCGTCATGGTCACCTCGATCGCCGTGGTGATTGCCCTTTGCGTGaaggccggtggcgccggcgaaatctggcagcagcaggcatcCGTGTCCGGCTCGACCAAAAGTTGGCTGATCCTGTCGTCCATGTCAAGCATCACGGGCTCATG GCTTACAATGGGAACCAACATTCCCGACTTCACCCGATACCTGAAGAAGTCGAACGGAGTGTATTGGCAGGCGCTCTTTATGCCAGGATTGGCGTCGCTCATTGGAATCTTTGGCATCATCGCTGCCAGTGCTGGAAAAGTGCTGTACGGAAGGTACATATGGGATCCAGTCGAGTTGGCTGCGCAATGGGATGGACCGGCTGGTCGTTGCGGCGCATTTTTCGTCGGCCTGTGCTGGATCGTGGGCCAGATTGGAACAAACATCTCGGCCAACGTCATCTCTTGCTCAAACGACATG ACGACACTGTTCCCGAAATACATCAACCTCCGCCGAggcgccatcatcacaaCCGTCATAGGAGGCTGGGTCATGGTGCCGTGGAAGATCATTTCGTCGGCTGCCTCCCTGTTGACCTTTATGGCTTCACTGGCCATCTTCCTGGCGCCCATTTCGGCCATCATCGGTGCCGATTATTGGATCGTGAAGCGACGGCACATTGACATCCCGGCCCTGTACCGTCGTCGGGGCGTGTACCGTTACAGGGGAGGCTTCAACTGGCGCGCAGCGGTAGCTTCCCTCATTTCTGTCGGCCCCAACCTGCCAGGCATGGTGCATGCCGTGACGCCGAGTATTttggtcggcgacgtcgtccacATCTACGACATCAGCTTCTTGTGGGGATTCACCAGCGCGTTCGTCGTGTACTGCACGCTGAATTACTTTTGGCCGGCGACCGACACCCTCTTTGAAGTCACCATACATGAGGAGACGAAGGTCGTGGACGGAATTGAGTACTACAACGACGGGTTGGCCACGCCAATAGAGGCGGACTATGTTACCAAGTCCGAAGATAAAGGGATTTCGTCTACATCTACGTCTGTTTGA
- the CHA1_3 gene encoding Aspartate ammonia-lyase (EggNog:ENOG503NZW4~COG:E) gives MTAGNGTRGMKIPWIETPLIKSASLSELVGCNVLLKLENVQPSGSFKSRGIGNFIVERLAAARAAAGDDPTLVAHFYSSSAGNAGLACVHAAVTLGCLATVVVPMSTTPFMIAKLRQAGASDVIQRGASWQEANAYLTETVMEDARRKGEAAVYVPPFDAPEIWDGHAHISRELARQIRGVTRHYPIATAAASRPSGNGGHEVHVTANGLNGGGHSATNGGEPVIDKIDAVVCSVGGGGLFCGIMQGLDETGMSATRVVAVETKGADALSQSLAAGQLVTLPAITSLATSLGARRVCDKAFEYARRETVSTAVLSDAEAIRACRRFADEEHILVELACGVCPAVCYNGMLRRLVPGLTRESVVVVVVCGGSNISFDIMEKYAASHLDGS, from the exons ATGACCGCAGGCAACGGCACGCGCGGCATGAAGATCCCCTGGATCGAGACGCCACTCATCAAGTCCGCCTCGCTGTCTGAGCTCGTTGGCTG CAATGTCCTTCTCAAGCTTGAGAACGTACAGCCATCCGGGTCGTTCAAGTCGCGGGGCATCGGCAACTTCATCGTCGagcggctggccgccgcgcgcgccgccgcgggcgacgacccgACGCTCGTGGCGCACTTTtacagctcctcggccggcaaCGCAGGGCTCGCGTGCGTCCACGCGGCCGTCACGCTGGGCTGTctcgccaccgtcgtcgtgcccATGTCCACGACGCCGTTTATGATTGCCAAGCTGCGGCAGGCTGGCGCATCGGACGTGATCCAGCGCGGTGCCTCGTGGCAGGAGGCCAACGCGTACCTCACTGAGACGGTCATGGAGGACGCCCGTCGcaagggcgaggccgccgtgtACGTGCCGCCCTTTGACGCGCCTGAGATATGGGACGGCCACGCGCACATATCGCGGGAGCTGGCGCGCCAGATTCGCGGCGTGACGAGACACTACCCGatcgccacggcggcggcgagcagacCGTCGGGCaatggcggccatgaggtACATGTAACCGCAAACGGCCTGAACGGGGGTGGGCATTCGGCGACAAACGGCGGCGAACCGGTCATTGACAAGATCGATGCAGTCGTGTGCAgcgtcggcggagggggTCTCTTCTGCGGCATCAtgcagggcctcgacgagacgggcatgAGCGCGACgcgagtcgtcgccgtcgagacaAAGGGCGCAGACGCCCTCTCGCagtccctcgccgcgggccaaCTCGTCACGTTGCCGGCCATTACGAGCCTGGCGACGAGcctgggcgcgcggcgcgtctGCGACAAGGCATTCGAGTACGCGCGGCGCGAGACGGTGTCGACGGCCGTCCTGTCCGACGCGGAGGCGATCCGCGCGTGCCGCcgcttcgccgacgaggagcacaTTCTCGTGGAGCTGGCGTGCGGCGTGTGCCCGGCGGTGTGCTACAACGGGATGCTGCGCCGGCTCGTGCCGGGGCTCACGAGGGAGAGCGTCGTGGTGGTTGTCGTGTGCGGGGGCAGCAATATCTCCTTTGACATTATGGAAAAGTA
- a CDS encoding Amidase (COG:I~COG:J~COG:T~EggNog:ENOG503NTYP), which translates to MAAVHDWERQAQVSRDILAQSIPKQWLLPTDKLPSAERTNVLDVPRESGILTEKELQITETDATGLVETMARGTWTAEEVLIAFLKRATIGHQLLNFATEFMVEDALSQARDLDSHFRRTGEIVGPLHGVPISVKEMVSFRGRVTNTGYVSWTSSNAASQDALMIRSLRKAGAVFHVRTNLPQTCMHLDCNNNITGRTHNPHNIRLSPGGSSGGESASIGFRCAAIGIGSDIGGSIRLPAAFCGCYGIRPTTLRTPWNGVGLAGEGQEGIRCTLGPLTNSLRDLDLFMKAVTDGRPWDEETSLVPLPWKERALTKDITIGILWDDMIVHPHPPVQRAMNEAVAKLKMAGILVKDWRPYKHAHGMRIINDLFYPDGAAAQLAALEASGEPWLPLTKEAFTRARKMTVAETWTVNLERETYRTEYRSLMEEQGVEYILCPAYLGVAAAPNEARYSAYTAIWNILDMPGVVFPSGLKVDPHLDGIETGYHPRSAQDELEYRAYAPEKFTDAPIGLQLVGKRFCDEELVAASKVLESIIRSS; encoded by the exons ATGGCCGCTGTTCACGACTGGGAGCGTCAGGCGCAAGTGTCCAGGGACATACTCGCCCAATCTATTCCCAAGCAATGGCTGCTTCCTACCGACAAGCTCCCATCCGCAGAGCGAACAaacgtcctcgacgtccccAGAGAGTCGGGCATCTTGACGGAGAAGGAGCTCCAAATTACGGAGACCGACGCGACGGGCCTCGTAGAGACCATGGCCCGCGGAACATGGACAGCAGAAGAGGTTCTCATCGCCTTCTTGAAGCGCGCAACTATCGGGCATCAGCTG CTCAATTTTGCCACCGAGTTCATGGTCGAAGATGCGCTTTCTCAGGCCCGAGACCTTGATTCTCACTTTCGTCGCACCGGAGAGATTGTTGGGCCGTTGCACGGCGTCCCAATCTCGGTCAAAGAAATGGTGTCTTTCAGAGGTCGGGTCACCAATACGGGGTACGTCTCGTGGACGTCGTCCAATGCCGCGTCCCAGGATGCCTTGATGATCAGGTCCTTGCGCAAGGCAGGTGCTGTGTTCCATGTCCGCACGAACCTACCACAAACATGCATG CATCTGGACTGCAACAACAATATCACGGGCCGAACTCACAACCCTCACAACATCCGTCTCTCCCCCGGTGGCTCGTCCGGGGGTGAATCCGCGTCTATAGGCTTCCGCTGCGCAGCCATCGGCATTGGAAGCGACATCGGCGGATCGATCCGCCTTCCTGCCGCTTTCTGTGGCTGCTACGGCATTCGACCGACTACTCTCCGTACTCCATGGAACGGGGTCGGACTGGCGGGAGAAGGTCAAGAAGGAATTCGCTGCACGTTGGGCCCACTTACCAACTCCTTACGTGACTTGGACCTGTTTATGAAGGCTGTCACAGATGGGAGGCCCTGGGATGAGGAGACATCACTAGTACCTTTGCCTTGGAAAGAGCGCGCACTCACCAAAGACATCACCATCGGCATCCTGTGGGATGACATGATCGTCCATCCACATCCGCCGGTTCAGCGAGCCATGAACGAGGCGGTAGCGAAGCTGAAGATGGCCGGCATCTTAGTGAAAGACTGGAGGCCATACAAGCATGCTCACGGCATGCGCATCATTAACGACTTGTTTTATCctgacggcgccgctgcccagcTAGCCGCCCTCGAAGCCTCTGGCGAGCCCTGGCTCCCTCTCACCAAAGAAGCCTTCACCCGTGCCCGCAAGATGACTGTCGCCGAGACCTGGACAGTCAATCTGGAGCGTGAAACATATAGAACGGAGTATCGCTCGCTAATGGAGGAGCAAGGCGTTGAGTATATTCTTTGTCCAGCCTACcttggcgttgccgccgcgcccaacGAGGCGCGATACTCGGCCTACACGGCTATATGGAACATTCTGGACATGCCCGGTGTGGTCTTTCCCAGCGGATTGAAGGTCGACCCGCATCTGGATGGGATAGAGACTGGGTACCATCCACGAAGCGCGCAAGACGAGTTGGAGTACAGGGCGTATGCGCCGGAGAAGTTTACGGACGCGCCCAtcggcctgcagctg GTCGGGAAACGGTTTTGTGATGAGGAACTTGTCGCGGCATCCAAGGTTCTTGAAAGTATTATTCGGTCATCGTGA
- a CDS encoding uncharacterized protein (COG:J~EggNog:ENOG503NUG3), giving the protein MVPSHNCDERLALLPLQGRSKALRETGDMATTKLSFPNSRPYAFQCPIATTALIIIDMQRDFLDPNGFGYIQCGNPEIFSSVRKIVPTVRKALDAARSIGMHVIHTREGHRPDLSDLPAAKKLRQVSAPNGHHAMGIGDQGPMGRLLVRGEWGHDVIDELTPHPGEIVIDKPGKGSFWGTGLHRMLLARGITHLLFSGVTTECCVTTTLRECNDRGYECCILSDCTGGFDQQMVTTSLDIICGQDGLFGYIGHSSDFLSQVEQLPKPSAPPGALAPDVELPSVSELQRLYKHGLVDPAAVVNLVFDKIDKYQATDPAVWISKQARDDVLRAAAALSAEYAGKPLSPLFGVPFAVKDSIDVAGIVTTVACESFAYTATSTAPCIQHLLAAGALYIGKTNLDQLATGLSGCRSPYGTPHSVYSNRHISGGSSSGSGVAVAAGLVSFAVGTDTAGSTRVPAALNGIVGFKPTKGTISARGLVPACKSLDAITVLAPCIADARQVWHIIDRHDSLDPYAKTPNSLSTWKVDFRGPEEGGFTFGIPPSSLLQQCSKAYQDLFKAAVEKLQSCGGRLIDIDFTPFAKAGDLLYDATLVHERLASIGHDFFIKNINSLHPTTKALYESALSTHLKPWQVFNDQAAQAQYTMQARNTFDTLEGGIDVLVVPSVPCHPTIEEMSGDPIALNSRLGMFTHAANVVDMCGVSVNAGFVEVEQGVKLPFGVTILGGSGYDGKVLDIAAVFEACIEETSRR; this is encoded by the exons ATGGTCCCGTCGCACAACTGCGATGAGCGTCTTGCTCTACTGCCATTGCAGGGTCGATCGAAAGCACTCCGTGAGACCGGCGACATGGCGACAACCAAACTGTCATTCCCCAATTCGCGGCCCTACGCCTTCCAGTGTCCGATTGCAACCACGGCGTTGatcatcatcgacatgcAGCGAGACTTTTTGGATCCCAATGGCTTCGGGTACATCCAATGCGGAAACCCCGAGATCTTCTCATCTGTTCGCAAGATCGTGCCGACGGTTCGGAAAGCGCTCGATGCCGCGCGTTCCATTGGGATGCATGTGATTCACACGCGAGAAGGCCATCGCCCAGATCTTTCGGACTTGCCTGCGGCCAAAAAGCTGCGGCAGGTCAGCGCGCCGAATGGCCACCACGCAATGGGTATCGGCGACCAAGGACCCATGGGAAGGCTGTTGGTGAGGGGTGAATGGGGTCACGATGTCATCGACGAGCTGACGCCACACCCTGGCGAAATCGTCATCGACAAGCCTGGAAAGGGGAGCTTCTGGGGTACGGGATTGCATCGAATGCTGTTGGCCAGGGGGATAACCCATTTGCTGTTTTCGGGTGTTACAACTGA GTGTTgcgtgacgacgacattgCGAGAGTGCAACGACCGCGGCTACGAATGCTGCATTCTCTCCGACTGCACAGGGGGTTTCGACCAGCAGATGGTGACGACCTCGCTGGATATCATTTGCGGCCAAGACGGACTCTTCGGATACATCGGCCACAGCTCCGACTTTCTGTCTCAAGTGGAACAGCTCCCCAAACCCAGCGCGCCTCCTGGCGCTCTTGCTCCGGATGTCGAGCTCCCCTCAGTCTCTGAGCTACAGCGCCTCTACAAGCATGGCCTTGTAGACCCGGCGGCCGTTGTCAATCTGGTCTTTGATAAGATCGACAAGTACCAGGCAACAGACCCCGCGGTCTGGATCTCGAAACAGGCGCGGGACGACGTCCTacgggcagccgccgccctctccgcaGAGTACGCCGGCAAACCGCTGTCTCCTCTTTTCGGAGTACCCTTTGCGGTCAAAGACAGCATCGACGTGGCAGGGATCGTTACTACTGTGGCGTGTGAGAGCTTTGCCTACACGGCTACTTCCACAGCTCCGTGTATCCAGCACCTactcgctgctggcgcctTGTACATTGGTAAAACGAATCTGGACCAGCTTGCGACGGGCCTGTCCGGATGCAGGTCACCATACGGGACTCCGCACAGCGTGTACAGCAATCGTCACATATCAGGCGGCTCTTCGTCTGGGTCAggcgtcgcggtcgcggccgGGCTCGTTTCCTTCGCTGTTGGGACAGACACGGCGGGGAGCACCCGTGTCCCAGCCGCCTTGAACGGCATTGTTGGCTTCAAGCCGACCAAGGGGACCATCTCTGCTCGGGGACTGGTGCCGGCATGCAAGAGCCTTGACGCCATCACAGTCCTGGCGCCGTGCATAGCCGATGCGCGGCAAGTTTGGCACATCATTGACCGGCACGATTCACTAGATCCGTACGCCAAGACACCAAACAGCTTGTCGACGTGGAAAGTGGACTTCCGGGGGCCAGAAGAAGGAGGGTTCACGTTTGGGATCCCCCCGTCCTCGCTCTTGCAACAGTGCTCCAAGGCGTACCAGGATTTGTTTAAAGCAGCCGTTGAGAAGCTGCAATCTTGCGGAGGAAGATTGATCGACATAGACTTCACACCGTTCGCCAAAGCCGGTGATCTTCTCTACGATGCAACCCTGGTGCATGAGCGGCTCGCTTCAATTGGACACGACTTTTTCATCAAGAACATCAACAGCCTCCATCCTACGACCAAGGCCCTTTATGAATCTGCCCTTTCTACGCACCTGAAGCCATGGCAGGTATTCAATGACCAAGCCGCACAGGCGCAATACACCATGCAGGCGAGAAACACTTTTGATACCCTGGAGGGCGGCATCGATGTTCTCGTGGTCCCCAGTGTGCCCTGCCACCCCACGATCGAGGAGATGTCGGGAGATCCGATTGCGCTCAATTCTAGGTTGGGCATGTTCACTCATGCGGCAAATGTGGTTGATATGTGTGGTGTCAGCGTCAATGCCGGATTCGTGGAAGTCGAGCAAGGAGTCAAGTTGCCATTTGGTGTTACAATCCTCGGCGGGAGCGGGTACGATGGCAAGGTGCTGGACATTGCCGCTGTCTTTGAGGCGTGTATTGAGGAGACGAGTAGAAGATGA
- a CDS encoding uncharacterized protein (SECRETED:SignalP(1-17~SECRETED:cutsite=AAA-KP~SECRETED:prob=0.8225)~COG:S~EggNog:ENOG503P1U4) yields the protein MKLGALVLLASAAFAAAKPTVYLIRHGEKPADGGNGLSDKGKQRAECLRKVFGASSPYNIGHIMAQTPQSDGSRARPRDTVKPLAADLGIKIDVSCDRDDTDCVQDVVDGYKGQGNILICWEHKQLNNIAEALGAKKVDNYPDDAFNIIWTQPAPYNKIVKVSSEDCPGLDSH from the exons ATGAAGCTCGGCGCACTCGTCTTGttggccagcgcggcgtTTGCGGCAGCCAAGCCGACCGTGTACCTCatccgccacggcgagaAGCCCGCGGATGGCGGAAACGGCCTCAgcgacaagggcaagcagCGTGCCGAGTGCCTGCGCAAAGTCTTTGGGGCGAGCTCGCCATACAACATCGGCCACATCATGGCCCAGACGCCTCAGTCCG ACGGTTcccgcgcgcggcctcgCGACACGGTAAAGCCTCTGGCCGCAGACCTGGGCATCAAGATCGACGTGTCGTGCGACCGCGACGACACGGACTGCGTGCAGGACGTGGTTGACGGATACAAGGGCCAGGGCAACATTCTCATCTG CTGGGAGCACAAGCAGCTCAACAACATCGCGGAGGCGCTGGGGGCCAAAAAGGTGGACAACTACCCGGACGACGCCTTCAACATCATCTGGACGCAGCCGGCGCCGTACAACAAGATTGTCAAGGTGTCGTCGGAGGACTGCCCGGGATTGGACAGCCACTAA